In one Halorubrum sp. CBA1229 genomic region, the following are encoded:
- a CDS encoding DNA cytosine methyltransferase: MTDQVDIMANSEPITVASLFSGAGGLDIGFSENPAFEIALHLDVDETAVETLEANRGTYVDEEAVLLCEDVREFADAILEDRHEDFGVSTAIDDEIDFVIGGPPCQPFSAAARRAGGTEGTDSEEGRLFEAYVDLLHEWQPAGFLFENVSGVTSNEEDWEPIVEAFRGAGYVVEKPRTARTLNAADYGVPQHRARTFIVGVREDIDVEFHFPKPTHDEDSEGDLKSVTAGKAIADLDNDNVEAEPPYEVTSKHAHLLEDIPPGLNYSFYTEKLGHPDPVFGWRSRFSDYLYKTDPEEPVRTLKAQPGAASGPFHWENRKFTEAELKRLQSFPDDYVLTGSYADVVKQIGNSVPPQLAAVLAQSIAKQIFGREPEIDLPIVDYGPQKLPEIEPMPTGYDLNFRSRKRTSSEEYERKARERLIELGLWEPSNAREGGQSGLEQFDDGDAPTVGEEVERYGYAWGFDSYFDGERADDLDKLSETYERRFRVTSSVEKGTLNIDVDGVDQGAGEIEIHLERSNGTLLSSIGVSEITLTATNCDVDSVFYLWYLLKQDVLDRTEYEKLEDVVGHYSTTRSDYSSELTVEGIEKTPVTAALSFFSREDNCNSEMTLGDFARRSGLEPDEAVDAIEQLRQWRYEIRTPATHSTMATADGVGSKILCTYPFPDLTSTSHFDADIELTDLHEEAERVDELATKEQ; encoded by the coding sequence GTGACTGACCAGGTGGATATAATGGCTAACTCAGAACCGATTACCGTCGCGAGTTTATTTTCGGGTGCTGGAGGCCTCGACATCGGTTTCAGCGAAAATCCAGCGTTCGAAATCGCTCTCCACCTCGACGTTGACGAAACTGCGGTTGAGACTCTCGAAGCTAACAGGGGCACGTATGTCGATGAAGAAGCGGTTCTACTCTGTGAGGACGTTCGTGAGTTCGCTGATGCGATTCTCGAGGATCGTCACGAGGATTTCGGTGTCTCTACTGCTATCGACGACGAAATTGATTTCGTGATCGGTGGACCGCCATGTCAACCGTTCTCCGCGGCTGCTCGCCGTGCAGGGGGAACGGAGGGAACTGACAGTGAAGAAGGTCGGCTGTTCGAGGCATATGTCGACCTCCTCCACGAGTGGCAACCGGCTGGATTCCTCTTCGAGAACGTGTCCGGAGTCACGTCAAACGAGGAGGACTGGGAACCTATCGTCGAGGCGTTCCGAGGGGCTGGCTACGTCGTCGAAAAACCCCGTACTGCTCGAACACTTAATGCAGCAGACTACGGCGTTCCTCAGCACAGGGCGCGCACCTTTATTGTCGGTGTGAGAGAGGACATCGACGTTGAGTTCCACTTCCCGAAGCCGACGCATGACGAAGACTCTGAAGGAGATCTCAAGTCGGTAACCGCCGGGAAGGCGATCGCGGATCTCGACAACGACAACGTTGAGGCGGAACCTCCCTACGAGGTAACGTCGAAGCACGCTCACCTCCTCGAAGATATTCCGCCCGGTCTGAACTACTCGTTCTATACGGAGAAGCTAGGACACCCGGATCCCGTGTTCGGTTGGCGATCGAGGTTCTCCGACTACCTGTACAAGACAGATCCGGAAGAACCGGTTCGCACACTGAAAGCGCAGCCAGGGGCTGCGTCTGGTCCGTTCCATTGGGAGAATCGGAAGTTCACCGAAGCAGAGCTAAAGCGACTCCAATCTTTCCCCGACGACTACGTTCTCACAGGGAGTTATGCCGACGTGGTAAAACAGATCGGCAATTCTGTTCCACCCCAGCTCGCGGCCGTGCTGGCGCAGTCGATCGCGAAGCAAATATTCGGTCGTGAACCAGAAATCGACCTACCGATTGTCGACTACGGGCCTCAGAAACTACCTGAGATCGAGCCCATGCCAACAGGATATGATCTGAATTTTCGTTCGCGAAAGCGCACGAGCAGTGAGGAGTACGAACGAAAGGCCCGGGAGCGACTCATCGAGCTCGGTCTGTGGGAGCCCTCCAACGCTCGCGAGGGTGGGCAGAGCGGGCTCGAACAGTTCGACGACGGCGACGCGCCGACGGTCGGCGAAGAGGTGGAGAGGTACGGGTACGCGTGGGGATTCGACTCCTACTTTGACGGGGAGCGTGCCGACGACCTCGACAAACTCAGTGAAACGTACGAGCGTCGGTTCCGAGTAACGAGTTCTGTCGAGAAGGGAACGCTCAACATCGATGTCGACGGCGTCGACCAGGGCGCGGGTGAGATCGAGATTCATCTCGAACGGAGCAACGGAACGCTCCTCTCGTCGATCGGCGTGTCCGAGATCACGCTGACGGCGACCAACTGCGACGTTGACAGCGTCTTCTACCTGTGGTATCTGCTCAAGCAGGACGTACTCGACCGGACGGAGTACGAGAAGCTCGAGGACGTGGTCGGCCACTACTCCACGACGCGGAGCGACTACAGCTCGGAGCTGACAGTCGAGGGGATCGAGAAGACGCCGGTGACGGCCGCGCTCTCGTTCTTCAGCCGCGAAGACAACTGTAACAGCGAGATGACACTCGGCGACTTCGCGAGGCGGAGCGGGCTGGAGCCGGATGAGGCCGTGGACGCGATCGAGCAGCTCCGGCAGTGGCGTTACGAGATTCGGACACCGGCGACGCACTCGACGATGGCGACCGCGGACGGCGTCGGCTCGAAGATTCTGTGTACGTATCCGTTCCCGGACCTCACGTCGACGTCGCACTTTGACGCCGATATCGAGCTCACAGACCTCCACGAGGAGGCGGAGCGCGTCGACGAGTTGGCGACGAAAGAGCAATAG
- a CDS encoding DNA methyltransferase, translating to MSNDSVESGPQMIVYENRVEFIREDGGHEVYREGTQTEEARERYESIKSELEEGYLKDRINQVIDSESDVSVDASQEQLDNIDAIVDAITSEKGRALSGLLCNQLTIKSIAPEQSVRLHKGSRSSAHFSWKEGLSMRTIDSNYIAPTLRDYDLLRVNRDGVMMTRSLAENYPYSRFYKANIRGAQEEWADILSAVESENGPDPEELLDYLLLSFYNRGERAQEAYESVLSLVDEVVERGVTQRDATRIITEHVTRSAHAARIFEVALHSLFQVKEDNSGLPLGYELKPLTQMRSANKKHGNIGDLEVVAKDTEGRRHIKEAWDAKYGLRDLATEIREVGDKLSNHPETEVVGLITSKPVEANYDEIIQRIESKHDVDFQLIDVDAFVRVQFEDHGDHLSPEEWIVAYAESLCQKRRDRAPIDEPTRQWVESLAELLQFDR from the coding sequence ATGTCAAATGACTCCGTAGAGAGCGGACCGCAAATGATAGTTTACGAAAATCGGGTCGAGTTCATAAGAGAGGACGGAGGTCACGAAGTCTACAGAGAAGGTACTCAGACAGAGGAGGCTCGAGAACGGTACGAGAGTATCAAGTCGGAACTTGAGGAGGGATACTTAAAAGATCGGATCAACCAAGTCATCGATTCAGAATCAGATGTTTCCGTCGACGCCTCGCAGGAGCAGCTCGACAACATCGACGCGATCGTCGACGCAATCACGAGTGAGAAGGGACGAGCGCTGTCGGGACTTCTCTGTAATCAGCTCACGATCAAGTCTATCGCACCGGAACAAAGTGTGAGACTGCATAAGGGAAGTCGAAGCTCAGCTCATTTTTCTTGGAAAGAAGGACTCTCGATGCGAACCATCGACAGCAACTATATCGCCCCGACTCTCCGTGATTACGACCTACTTCGAGTCAATCGAGACGGTGTCATGATGACACGGTCACTTGCGGAAAATTATCCGTATTCACGATTCTATAAGGCGAATATACGCGGCGCACAAGAAGAATGGGCAGACATTCTCAGTGCGGTTGAGTCTGAGAACGGTCCGGATCCAGAGGAGTTACTCGATTATCTCCTCCTCTCGTTCTACAACCGCGGTGAACGGGCACAGGAGGCGTACGAGAGCGTTCTCTCCCTCGTAGATGAGGTAGTGGAACGTGGGGTGACTCAACGGGATGCGACGCGAATCATTACTGAACACGTCACGCGATCAGCCCACGCGGCGCGAATCTTCGAAGTAGCGCTCCATTCCCTGTTCCAAGTAAAAGAGGACAACAGCGGTTTGCCGCTCGGATACGAGTTGAAACCGCTCACCCAGATGCGTTCTGCGAATAAGAAACATGGCAATATTGGAGACTTAGAGGTCGTTGCTAAGGATACAGAGGGCCGGCGGCATATCAAAGAAGCATGGGACGCCAAGTACGGACTCAGGGATCTTGCTACTGAAATCAGAGAGGTCGGTGATAAGCTCTCGAACCATCCGGAAACGGAGGTTGTCGGATTGATCACGAGCAAACCAGTTGAGGCGAACTATGACGAAATAATCCAGAGGATCGAATCAAAACACGACGTGGACTTCCAACTGATCGACGTCGACGCGTTCGTACGAGTTCAATTTGAAGATCACGGTGACCATCTGTCCCCCGAGGAGTGGATCGTTGCATATGCTGAGTCCCTCTGCCAGAAGCGACGGGACCGTGCGCCGATTGACGAACCGACTCGTCAGTGGGTCGAAAGCCTTGCAGAGCTTCTTCAATTCGATAGGTAA
- a CDS encoding NUDIX domain-containing protein has translation MTVEATSAGAILFRDTRGEREYLLLKSRPGDWEFPKGGVEGDEELQQTAIREVSEEAGIEDFRLIDGFRREYDYVFEANGNTIHKTVHLFIARSFEASAEISNEHRDLQWRDYDQALNTITQDGPREIFEDAHDYLDERKDEETGDYI, from the coding sequence ATGACGGTCGAAGCGACCAGCGCTGGAGCCATCCTCTTCCGCGACACCCGCGGCGAACGGGAGTACTTGCTCCTGAAGAGCCGACCGGGGGACTGGGAGTTCCCCAAAGGCGGGGTCGAGGGGGACGAGGAGCTCCAGCAGACGGCGATCAGGGAGGTGTCGGAGGAGGCCGGGATCGAGGATTTCCGGCTCATCGACGGCTTCCGCAGGGAGTACGATTACGTGTTCGAGGCGAACGGAAACACCATCCACAAGACGGTCCACCTGTTCATCGCGCGCTCGTTCGAGGCGAGCGCGGAGATCTCGAACGAGCACCGCGACCTGCAGTGGCGCGACTACGACCAAGCGCTCAACACGATCACCCAGGACGGCCCCCGGGAGATCTTCGAAGACGCTCACGACTACCTCGACGAGCGGAAAGACG